A single Dechloromonas denitrificans DNA region contains:
- a CDS encoding putative bifunctional diguanylate cyclase/phosphodiesterase, whose amino-acid sequence MRQGVNSLSAFFSGQLAGKTSIWQQIDSERVLKVLVGNLDGMLFRCAIDADWTVHFVSAGCHELTGYTADELQRSQRISLEGLIHPDDRQAVRQSVMTAVEGSAPYRIEYRIVCRDGAHKWVMERGTCVIDEFGGRVLEGFIEDITERVAGQLRLAEAEMRFRSVFEKSVVGMFQTTSDGHYLAANQALADLYGYRTPRELIDEIADIAHRLYVDPARRAAFSGEIRRNGLVRDFESEVYRRDGSRIWISENAHAVLSPEGALLYYEGTVEDITQRRQHQAELEYQATHDPLTGLPNRNLLQDRLNQAMGGSRRSGRQVAVAFVDLDNFKIINDSLGHAVGDRLLQVVARRLSRSLREVDTVARYGGDEFVLILADQASVRDLAQTLERIQECIAEPVLLDGHDLRVGASIGVTVYPHDGKDFATLLSQADAAMYHAKAGGKGQFRFYTPELNSAAYERLEMEMALRSALAADELCVHYQPKVDATGRVAGFEALVRWQSPTLGSVSPVRFIPLAEETGLIIPISALVLRAACQQAAKWAAAGWAGLTMAVNLSAREYADQDLASKIRTVLAETGLPAACLQLELTETMLAGDVELTVRTLSDLKALGVRIAVDDFGTGYSSLAYLKRFPLDILKIDRSFVMECDRDADAMAIPRAVISLGQSLGLSIVAEGVERQGQFEILRCLGCEEFQGYLFSQALPADTVPAFLQDNAARVAAAQLSAGA is encoded by the coding sequence ATGAGACAAGGCGTCAATTCCCTCTCGGCGTTCTTCTCCGGCCAACTGGCCGGCAAGACCAGCATCTGGCAGCAGATCGACAGCGAACGGGTGCTCAAGGTGCTGGTCGGCAATCTCGACGGGATGCTCTTTCGCTGCGCCATCGATGCCGATTGGACGGTCCATTTCGTCAGCGCCGGCTGTCACGAATTGACTGGCTACACGGCGGACGAACTTCAACGCAGCCAGCGCATCTCGCTGGAAGGCCTGATCCATCCGGACGACCGGCAAGCGGTCCGGCAGTCGGTGATGACGGCGGTCGAAGGAAGCGCCCCCTATCGCATCGAATACCGCATCGTTTGCCGCGACGGCGCGCACAAGTGGGTGATGGAGCGCGGCACCTGCGTCATCGACGAATTCGGCGGCCGGGTACTGGAAGGCTTTATCGAGGACATTACCGAGCGGGTTGCCGGGCAGCTCCGGCTGGCCGAGGCGGAGATGCGTTTTCGCAGCGTCTTCGAGAAATCGGTGGTCGGCATGTTCCAGACCACCAGCGACGGCCACTATCTGGCGGCCAACCAGGCGCTGGCCGATCTGTACGGTTATCGGACGCCGCGCGAACTGATCGATGAAATTGCCGATATCGCCCACCGCCTGTATGTCGATCCGGCGCGGCGCGCCGCGTTTTCCGGTGAAATCCGGCGCAACGGTCTGGTCCGCGATTTCGAGTCGGAGGTCTATCGGCGCGACGGCAGCCGCATCTGGATTTCCGAAAACGCCCATGCCGTGCTCAGTCCGGAGGGCGCCCTGCTGTATTACGAGGGCACCGTCGAGGACATCACCCAGCGTCGCCAGCACCAGGCCGAGCTGGAATATCAGGCGACGCACGACCCATTGACCGGCCTGCCCAACCGCAATCTGTTGCAGGACCGTTTGAACCAGGCGATGGGCGGCTCCCGGCGCAGCGGTCGGCAGGTGGCGGTGGCCTTTGTCGACCTCGACAATTTCAAGATCATCAACGACAGTCTCGGCCATGCCGTCGGCGACCGCCTGCTCCAGGTCGTCGCCCGGCGTCTCAGTCGCAGCCTGCGCGAAGTCGATACCGTGGCGCGCTACGGTGGCGACGAATTCGTGCTGATCCTGGCCGACCAGGCCAGCGTCCGCGATCTGGCGCAAACGCTGGAGCGCATTCAGGAATGCATTGCCGAGCCGGTCCTCCTCGACGGCCACGATCTGCGGGTCGGGGCGTCGATCGGCGTGACGGTGTACCCGCACGACGGCAAGGATTTCGCCACGCTGCTCAGCCAGGCCGATGCCGCGATGTACCACGCCAAGGCCGGCGGCAAGGGGCAGTTCCGCTTCTACACGCCGGAATTGAACAGCGCCGCCTACGAGCGGCTCGAGATGGAGATGGCGCTGCGCAGCGCGCTGGCCGCCGACGAGCTGTGCGTGCACTATCAGCCGAAAGTCGATGCGACCGGCCGGGTCGCCGGTTTCGAGGCGCTGGTCCGCTGGCAGAGTCCGACCCTGGGCAGCGTCTCGCCGGTACGTTTCATCCCGCTGGCCGAGGAAACCGGCCTGATCATTCCGATTTCCGCTCTGGTGCTGCGGGCCGCCTGCCAGCAGGCAGCCAAATGGGCGGCAGCCGGGTGGGCCGGCTTGACCATGGCGGTCAATCTGTCGGCCCGCGAGTACGCCGATCAGGATCTGGCGAGCAAGATCCGCACGGTGCTGGCCGAAACCGGCCTGCCGGCGGCCTGTCTGCAACTGGAACTGACCGAGACGATGCTGGCTGGCGATGTCGAACTGACGGTGCGCACGCTGTCCGATCTGAAGGCACTCGGCGTGCGCATCGCGGTCGACGATTTCGGCACCGGTTACTCCTCGCTGGCCTATCTGAAGCGTTTCCCGCTCGACATCCTGAAAATCGATCGCTCCTTCGTCATGGAATGCGACCGCGATGCCGATGCGATGGCCATTCCGCGCGCCGTCATTTCGCTCGGCCAAAGCCTCGGCTTGAGCATCGTCGCCGAAGGCGTCGAGCGCCAGGGGCAGTTCGAGATCCTGCGCTGCCTCGGTTGCGAGGAATTCCAGGGCTACCTGTTTTCGCAGGCCCTGCCGGCCGACACCGTGCCGGCCTTTCTCCAGGACAACGCGGCGCGGGTTGCGGCGGCGCAGCTAAGCGCCGGCGCCTGA